The genomic region GGCGGACGCCGCACGCGGCGGATGGAGAATGGAGAAGGGGCCGGCGATGGAATTCGCGCTCTCCGACGAACAGCGGCTGATCGCCGAAAGCGCGGCCAAATTCGTGGCCGACCGCTACGACTTCGAAACGCGCCGGAAGCTTGCGGCGAGCGAGGCCGGGTTCTCGCGCGAAAACTGGCGCCAGTTCGCCGAACTCGGCTGGCTCGCGCTTCCCTTTCCGGAAGACGTCGGCGGGCTCGGCGGCACGCCGGTCGAGGTCATGCTGCTGATGGAGGCCTTCGGGCGCGGGCTGGTGCTCGAGCCCTATCTGCCCGCGATCCTGCTCGCCGGCCGGACGCTCGCCCACGCATGCGAAGCCGCGCGCGCGGCGGAGCTTCTCGCCCCCGTGATCGCGGGCGAGCGGATCCCGGCGCTCGCCGACGAGGAGGCGGGAACCCGCGGCGATCCGGCCGCGACCACCACGACCGCGATACCGGAGGGCGGCGGGTTCCGGCTCGCGGGGCGCAAGGCCGTGGTGCTCGCCGCACCGGCGGCCGATGCCTTTCTCGTGCTCGCCCGCCATGCCGGCGGACCGCCGCAAGGGGCGCTTCAGCTCTTCCTCGTCCCGCGCGATGCCGAAGGCCTGTCGGTCATCGCCTACCGCACGACCGACGGGGCGCGCGCCGGGGAGCTCGTCCTCGAGGATGTGCGGCTGCCCGCGGACGCCGCGCTCGGTGCGCCCGGCGAGCCGACGCTTGCGGCGCTGGCCCGCGTGCGCGAGGAGGCCGCGCTGGCGATGGCGGCGGAGATTCTGGGGATCGCCCAGGCCGCCTTCGAGGCGACCCGCGCCTATCTCATGCAGCGCCGTCAGTTCGGCCGGCCGCTCGCCGCCTTCCAGGTGCTCCAGCACCGCCTGGCCGACATGCTCATCGCCGTGGAGGAGCTGCGCTCGATCGTCGCGGCCGCGACCATGCGCGCGGCGGCCGCCCCCATGACCGCCGAGGCCCGCAAGCTTGCGGCGGCCGCGCTCACCAGGGCGATCGAGGCGGGAGACTTCGTCACCGCCCAGGCCGTGCAGCTTCATGGCGGCATGGGCGTATCGGAGGAGCTCAATGTCGGCACCTGGTTCAAGCGGTTCCATGCCCTGAAGGCGCTGATCGGCGACCGCGAGCTGCTGCTCGACAGGATTGCGGAGAACGCGGCCGCCGCCTAAGAGCGGGGTCATGGCGGCTCGAACGGACGGCGACACCCCTTCCACCGATCGACCGGCACCGGCGCGGCATGGGCGGGAAGCGGCGCTGGAGGCGCTGCTCGCCGAGATCCGCGCCTGCCGGATCTGCGCCCCGCATCTGGCGCATGAGCCGCGCCCGGTGCTTCAAGCGGGCCCGCGGGCTCCCATCCTTCTCGTCGGCCAGGCGCCGGGGCGGCGGGTGCACGAGACCGGCCTTCCCTTCAACGACCCTTCCGGCGACCGGCTGCGCCGCTGGCTCGGGGTCACGCGCGAAGAGTTCTACGACCCGCGGCTGTTCAACATCGTACCCATGGGCTTCTGCTGGCCGGGCACCGTGAAGGGCAAGGGAGACCTGCCGCCGCGGCCCGAATGCGCGGCGACCTGGCGCCGGCGGCTCATCGCCGCGCTGCCCGAACCCGAGCTCGTGCTTCTCATCGGCCGCTACGCGATCGCCTGGCATCTGGGCGAGGAGGCGCTGGCGGATGGGGTGAGCGGGGCGGTGGCGCGCTGGCGCGAGCACTGGCCGCGGATCCTGCCGCTGCCGCACCCCTCTCCGCGCAACATCGCCTGGTTCCGGCGCCATCCCTGGTTCGAGGCCGAGGTGGTGCCGGCGCTCGCCGCGCGCGCGGCGGCGATCCTCGCCCGCGCAGGAGGCAAGCCGCCCGCAGCCGGTTCAGATTGACAGCCCGGATCCCTGTCGTTAACCACATCGTAGGGGTTTTGCGGCCATGATCGCGCCCTCTGCATGGCGCAGGTGGCGGCCTTTTCGCATGGCCGAGCGAGGACAAGAAGGATCCATGGCCGACGCGACGGACAAAGAACCCACCATGGAGGAGATCCTCGCCTCCATCCGCCGGATCATCTCCGAGGAGGCGGAAGAGGAACGCGCCCGCGCCGACGAGGAGCAGGCGGACGAGCCCGCTGCCGCCGAGGCCCCCGAGGACGGGGCGGTTGCGGACGAGGCGGCGCCCGAGCCGGAGGATCCGCAGGCGGCGGCCGACGCCCTCTTTGCCGAGGAGGAACCGGAACCCGAGCCGGAGCCGGAGGCGCCTGCCGAGGAGGCGCCTGCCGACGACGTCTTCGAGCTGACGGAGCCGGCGGAAGAGGAGCCCGAGGATGCGTTTGCGGCCGCCGTCAAGGCGGCCGAAGAGCGGGCCGGCCCCGCCGAGGAGCCGGCGGCAGACGAGGACGCCATCGTCTCGCCGCCCACCGAGCTCAAGGTCGCGGCCTCCTTCGCGGAGCTCTCGGCCCTGCTCATCAAGAGCGCCGACGGCGGCGCACCGACGCTGGAAGGCCTGGTCCGCGAGATGCTCAAGCCCATGATGCGGGCCTGGCTGGACGAGAACCTGCCGCGCATCGTCGAGGACATGGTCGCCCAGGAGATCGCGCGTCTGTCCGCCCGCGCGCGCCGGCGCTGACGGCATTTCCGCTCTCATTCCGATACCGTTACGACCACATCGCGGTGCGGCCGCTCCATGCCGACACTTGGCCGCGCACGGGCCTTGACGCGGCGGGACTGCGGCCCCTATCCGGACCGGCGGGTCCGATGCCCGTGATCGAGGAATCAGCGGGGCAGAAGTCTTGTCCGATCTTGCCGCCTTCGCAGAGCGCATGCTGGCCGAGCGCGCGCGGCGCGGCCTGAAGCGCCGGCTGCGGCGGGCGGAGATGCTGCCCGGCGGGCGGGTGCGGATCGACGGGCGCGTGCTCGTCAATTTCTCGAGCAACGACTATCTCGGGCTTGCCGCCGACCCGCGGGTGGCCGAGGCGGCGGCCGAGGCGGCCCGGCGTCACGGCGCCGGTGCCGGCGCCTCGCGGCTCATCACCGGCTCGCATCCGCTGCTGCACGAGCTCGAGGAGCGGCTCGCCGCCTTCAAGGGCGGGGAGGATGCCGTCGTCTTCGGTTCGGGGTACCTCGCCAATATCGCGACGCTGACGGCGCTTGCGGGACGTGAGGACCTCATCCTCGTCGATGCGCTCGCCCATTCCTGCCTGTGGGCGGGGGCCCGGCTGTCGCGCGCGCGCGTCGTCGCCTTCGCCCACAATGATCTGGCCGAACTGGAGGCAAAGCTCACGGAGCTGCGGGCGGACCATCGTCATGCCTGGATCGTGACCGAAGGGGTCTTCTCGATGGACGGCGATCGCGCGCCGCTGGCGGCGATCGCGGCGCTCGCGCGGGCGCACGACGCGTTCCTGCATGTCGACGACGCCCACGGCACCGGCGTGCTGGCGGCCGGGCGCGGGAGCCTTGCCGCGGCCGGCGCCGCGGCGGAGGTGCAGATGGGGACGCTGTCGAAGGCGCTCGGCAGCTACGGCGGCTTCGTGGTCGCCGCCCGCCCCGTCGCGGAGCTCATCCGCAACCGCGGCTGGGGCTTCGTCTACACCACGGGGCTGCCGCCGGCTGCCGCCGGCGCGGCGCTCAAGGCGCTGGAGATCGTCGCGGACGAGCCCGAGCGCTGCGCGCGGCCGCTCAGGCTCGCCCGGCGGCTTGCGGCGCGCCTCCGCCTGCCGGAGCCGGAGAGCGCCATCGTGCCGCTCGTACTCGGCGAGGCCGAAGCCGCGCTCGCGGCCCAGCGGGCGCTCGAGACCCGCAGCCTCCTTGCGGTCGCGATCCGGCCGCCGACGGTGCCGGCCGGCACGGCGCGGCTGCGCATCTCGCTTTCCGCGGCCCATGACGAGGAGGACGTGGACAGCCTGGCCGAGGCCTTATGCGAACTCGGCCTTGCGGGAGAGCGCGCATGCCCGGCGCCTGCTTCATAACCGCGAGCGGCACGGAGATCGGCAAGACCTTCGTCACCTGTCGTCTGGTCGAGGGGCTGATTGCAAGGGGGCGCCCTGCGGCCGCCGTGAAGCCCGTGCTCTCCGGCTGGGACCCCCAAGACCCGGCAAGCGACGCGCGGCTGCTCGTGGAGGCGCAGCGTGCAGGGCCTTGGCGGCCCGCCGTGGCGGACGTATCGCCCTGGCGCTTCACGGCACCGCTGTCGCCCCATGTCGCGGCCCGCCGCGAAGGGCGCGAAATCGTCCCGGACGAGCTGCTCTCCTGGTGCCGGCGTTGCCTTGCGGCCGGGCATGAGCCGGTGCTGATCGAGGGCGTGGGCGGCGCCTTCGTGCCGCTGGCCGCCGGCTTTACCGTGGCCGACTGGATCGCCGGACTGGAGCTTCCGGCGCTCCTCGTCGTCGACAGCCGGCTCGGCGCCCTCTCCCACGGGATCGCGGCCTTCACCGCGCTGCGGAGCCGCGGGATCCGCGTGCTCGGCGTCGTCGTCAGCCAGTCCCCCGACGAGCCGATGCCCTTCGCCGAGACGGTCGAAAGCTTCGCGGGCTTCATCGACGCACCCCTGTTCGCCCTGCCGCGCATCCCTTCCTCGGCACATCCTGCCGCCGCGCGCGCACTCGCCGCCTGGTATGGCGCGCTGGAGGCCGGCTCGGCGCGCGCGGTCACGGCGCCATCTCTTTGCTGACACGGGAATTCTGCGGCTGGCCCGATCCTTGCTGTCGCCACGAAGGAAGCAGGCAGCAGATCAGGAGGCCGCCATGACACCGCAGGATTTTGATCCGGGCATCTACTACCGCATCGCGGCGCGCAATCTTTATCGCCTCTACGGCCAGGACGCGCTGATGCTGTGTGACCGGGCGCTGAGCAAGATGCAGGCGCTGGGCGATCCGGAAGGCTTCGACATCTGGCTCGGCATCCACAAGGCACTGGTGGAGACGGCCACCGCCGAGCAGCGGCCGGAGGGCGTGACGCTGCACTGACGGCGGATCCGGCCACGTCCCCGTCACCCGCGGGCACGCTCTTCTTTTGTCATCCGCCGGCGTCTTTTCTTCGTCATCCGCCGGCTTGACCGGCGGATCCAGCCGACAGCCGAGCCAACCTCTTGCACCGAAGATGCCACGACCGCCTCATGGGTTCGCCGGTCAAGCCGGCGAACGACGCGTTTGGGAGGGCGTCACGCTGCCGGGACCCCTCTCTTCGTCATCCCCCGACTTGATCGGCGGATCCAGCCGACAGCCGAGCCAACCTCTTGCACCGAAGATGCCACGACCGCCTCATGGGTTCGCCGGTCAAGCCGGCGAACGACGCGCAGGGGGAACGTCACCACCGGTGCGCGTCACCTCGCAGACCGCCCTCTCGACCCCCGGGGCATCCGTCTTTCCGCGTCACCTCCTGACGCCCCTTTTTCGTCATCCGCCGGCTTGACCGGCGGATCCAGCCGACAGCCGAGCCAACCTCTTGCACCGAAGATGCCACGGCCGCCTCACGGGTTCGCCGGTCAAGCCGGCGAACGACGCGTTTGGGAGCGCGTCCGCCGGCCTGCGTCCGCCCCCAAAGTGCAACTGATCACTGATGACCCATGACTGATGACCGGAATGGTTCGCCGGTCAGGGCGGCCAACGACGCGTATGGGGAGCATCACCGCCGCTGCGCCCTGCGCCCCATGACGCGCACCGCCCGATGACCGGTTGCCGATCACCGGCAGCCGATCGCCCCCTACCGGATGTAGCCGAAGGGGCGCGCGGGCTTGAGGTCGCGGTAGCGGTCCCTGAGCTCGGTCTGGCGCGAGACCATGGGCATCAGCTCGCCGGCGATCACGACGGCCTCGGGCCGGGTCGTCACCTCCAGCGGATCGCCGTCCCAGACCACGACGTCGGCGATCTTGCCCGCCTCCAGCGAGCCGAGGTCCTTGTCCACCCCGAAGATCACCGCCGGATTGCGGGTGATCGCGCGGATCGCGCCGTCCCAGGTGAGCCCGTTTGCGACCGCGTTGCCCGCGTACTGGGGAATGAGGCGCGGGTTGTGGGCATCCGCCTCGGTGTCCGCGATCGCGAACAGGACGCCGGCGCGCTCGAGCCGGCCCGCGTTCATCTGGGTGGCGGCCAGCGTCGAGAAGCTGCCCGGCAGATTGGCGAAGGGATGCAGGATCACCGGAATTTTCGCCTTCGCCAGATCGTCCGCGACCAGCCAGGCCTCCTCGCCGCCCGCGATCACGAGATCGAGCGTCGGGATCTCGGCCTTCAGGCGGATGAGCTGGGTGATGTCGCTCGCGCGCGAGACATGGACGACGAGCGGCACCTCGCCGCGCACCACGGGCCCGAGCGCCTCGGCGTCCACCCGCGGGATGATGCCGTCGAAGACGGCTTCGGCCGGCAGCTTCGCATAGCG from Rhodothalassiaceae bacterium harbors:
- a CDS encoding acyl-CoA dehydrogenase, producing MEFALSDEQRLIAESAAKFVADRYDFETRRKLAASEAGFSRENWRQFAELGWLALPFPEDVGGLGGTPVEVMLLMEAFGRGLVLEPYLPAILLAGRTLAHACEAARAAELLAPVIAGERIPALADEEAGTRGDPAATTTTAIPEGGGFRLAGRKAVVLAAPAADAFLVLARHAGGPPQGALQLFLVPRDAEGLSVIAYRTTDGARAGELVLEDVRLPADAALGAPGEPTLAALARVREEAALAMAAEILGIAQAAFEATRAYLMQRRQFGRPLAAFQVLQHRLADMLIAVEELRSIVAAATMRAAAAPMTAEARKLAAAALTRAIEAGDFVTAQAVQLHGGMGVSEELNVGTWFKRFHALKALIGDRELLLDRIAENAAAA
- a CDS encoding uracil-DNA glycosylase — encoded protein: MAARTDGDTPSTDRPAPARHGREAALEALLAEIRACRICAPHLAHEPRPVLQAGPRAPILLVGQAPGRRVHETGLPFNDPSGDRLRRWLGVTREEFYDPRLFNIVPMGFCWPGTVKGKGDLPPRPECAATWRRRLIAALPEPELVLLIGRYAIAWHLGEEALADGVSGAVARWREHWPRILPLPHPSPRNIAWFRRHPWFEAEVVPALAARAAAILARAGGKPPAAGSD
- the bioF gene encoding putative 8-amino-7-oxononanoate synthase, with translation MLAERARRGLKRRLRRAEMLPGGRVRIDGRVLVNFSSNDYLGLAADPRVAEAAAEAARRHGAGAGASRLITGSHPLLHELEERLAAFKGGEDAVVFGSGYLANIATLTALAGREDLILVDALAHSCLWAGARLSRARVVAFAHNDLAELEAKLTELRADHRHAWIVTEGVFSMDGDRAPLAAIAALARAHDAFLHVDDAHGTGVLAAGRGSLAAAGAAAEVQMGTLSKALGSYGGFVVAARPVAELIRNRGWGFVYTTGLPPAAAGAALKALEIVADEPERCARPLRLARRLAARLRLPEPESAIVPLVLGEAEAALAAQRALETRSLLAVAIRPPTVPAGTARLRISLSAAHDEEDVDSLAEALCELGLAGERACPAPAS
- the bioD gene encoding ATP-dependent dethiobiotin synthetase BioD translates to MPGACFITASGTEIGKTFVTCRLVEGLIARGRPAAAVKPVLSGWDPQDPASDARLLVEAQRAGPWRPAVADVSPWRFTAPLSPHVAARREGREIVPDELLSWCRRCLAAGHEPVLIEGVGGAFVPLAAGFTVADWIAGLELPALLVVDSRLGALSHGIAAFTALRSRGIRVLGVVVSQSPDEPMPFAETVESFAGFIDAPLFALPRIPSSAHPAAARALAAWYGALEAGSARAVTAPSLC
- a CDS encoding amidohydrolase codes for the protein MTRRRSGFGRTGTGGRLAVVLALGLALVATLADGAFARDVPARGRGVAILGGRIVTVADAGVIEEGSILIRDGRIERIVQGIPEDIPRGYLRVHAKDKWVTPGIFAAFSRLGVVEISLARSANDDNVEGGPLHAAFDISWGVNPRATNIAINRIAGITRAAVSPARGDNVFAGYGALIHLGIADDIVTRRKAFAVAYLGDAGAQVAGGARGGAVVYLVTALNDARRYAKLPAEAVFDGIIPRVDAEALGPVVRGEVPLVVHVSRASDITQLIRLKAEIPTLDLVIAGGEEAWLVADDLAKAKIPVILHPFANLPGSFSTLAATQMNAGRLERAGVLFAIADTEADAHNPRLIPQYAGNAVANGLTWDGAIRAITRNPAVIFGVDKDLGSLEAGKIADVVVWDGDPLEVTTRPEAVVIAGELMPMVSRQTELRDRYRDLKPARPFGYIR